From the genome of Streptacidiphilus rugosus AM-16, one region includes:
- a CDS encoding MetQ/NlpA family ABC transporter substrate-binding protein, translating into MRTSVKYTTAALATSALALTLAACGSSSSATGSAASGSSADASKPLVVVASPTPHAQILEYIEKNLAAKAGLNLQVKVVTDYVTPNTAVQDGSADANYFQHQPYLDDFNKTHGTNIVSVEAVHLEPLGLYSNKVKSAAALADGATIAVPNDATNEGRALKLLADNGLLKLKDGVGTTATPNDVTDNPKHLKFQEIDAAQLPRTLSDVDAAVINGNYALDAKLNPEKDALLLEKAQDNPYANILAVKSGHQNDPRIKKLAALLHSPEVKQYIDTTFSGSVVPAF; encoded by the coding sequence GTGCGTACCTCCGTGAAGTACACCACCGCAGCTCTCGCCACCAGCGCGCTCGCGCTCACCCTCGCCGCCTGCGGCAGCTCCTCGTCCGCGACCGGCTCCGCCGCCTCCGGCTCCTCCGCCGACGCGAGCAAGCCGCTGGTCGTCGTGGCGAGCCCGACACCGCACGCGCAGATCCTCGAGTACATCGAGAAGAACCTGGCCGCCAAGGCCGGCCTGAACCTCCAGGTGAAGGTGGTGACCGACTACGTCACCCCGAACACCGCCGTGCAGGACGGCTCCGCAGACGCCAACTACTTCCAGCACCAGCCCTACCTCGACGACTTCAACAAGACGCACGGAACGAACATCGTCTCCGTCGAGGCCGTGCACCTGGAGCCGCTGGGCCTGTACTCGAACAAGGTGAAGTCCGCCGCCGCCCTCGCCGACGGCGCCACGATCGCGGTGCCCAACGACGCCACCAACGAGGGCCGCGCCCTCAAGCTGCTGGCCGACAACGGGCTGCTGAAGCTGAAGGACGGCGTCGGCACCACCGCCACGCCGAACGACGTCACGGACAACCCGAAGCACCTGAAGTTCCAGGAGATCGACGCGGCCCAGCTGCCGCGCACCCTCTCCGACGTGGACGCGGCCGTCATCAACGGCAACTACGCGCTCGACGCCAAGCTCAACCCGGAGAAGGACGCGCTGCTGCTGGAGAAGGCACAGGACAACCCGTACGCCAACATCCTCGCGGTGAAGTCCGGCCACCAGAACGACCCGCGGATCAAGAAGCTGGCCGCGCTGCTGCACTCGCCCGAGGTGAAGCAGTACATCGACACCACCTTCTCCGGGTCGGTCGTTCCGGCCTTCTGA
- a CDS encoding methionine ABC transporter permease, with amino-acid sequence MNWNDMQPLLWQATQETLWMVGLAAVATVLVGLPLGLLLVLTRRGGLLQNAAVNKLVGTVVNIGRSLPFVILIVAIIPFTRWVVGTTLGWQAATVPLAVGAIPFFARLVESAVGEVDGGLVEAVQAMGGSAATVVRKALLPEALPALVSAVTTTVIVLIGYSAMAGTVGGGGLGTLAINYGYMRFETTFMWVIAAELIVLVTLVQLLGEGLARRLDHKRGAAGRRGRVLPRRAAHRTSEAPEAAETPAREPELSGATAR; translated from the coding sequence ATGAACTGGAACGACATGCAGCCGCTGCTCTGGCAGGCCACGCAGGAGACGCTCTGGATGGTCGGCCTGGCGGCCGTCGCCACCGTACTGGTCGGCCTGCCGCTCGGACTGCTCCTCGTCCTGACCCGTCGGGGCGGCCTGCTGCAGAACGCCGCCGTCAACAAGCTCGTCGGCACAGTCGTGAACATCGGCCGCTCGCTGCCCTTCGTCATCCTGATCGTGGCGATCATCCCGTTCACCCGCTGGGTCGTCGGCACGACGCTCGGCTGGCAGGCGGCGACCGTGCCGCTCGCGGTCGGGGCGATCCCCTTCTTCGCGCGCCTGGTCGAGTCCGCCGTCGGCGAGGTCGACGGGGGACTGGTCGAGGCCGTGCAGGCGATGGGCGGCTCGGCCGCCACCGTCGTCCGCAAGGCGCTGCTGCCCGAGGCGCTACCCGCGCTGGTCTCGGCCGTCACCACGACCGTGATCGTGCTGATCGGCTACTCCGCCATGGCCGGCACGGTCGGCGGAGGCGGACTCGGCACCCTGGCCATCAACTACGGCTACATGCGCTTCGAGACCACCTTCATGTGGGTCATCGCCGCCGAGCTGATCGTCCTGGTCACCCTGGTCCAGCTGCTCGGCGAGGGGCTCGCCCGACGGCTCGACCACAAGCGCGGCGCCGCCGGCCGCCGCGGGCGCGTCCTTCCGCGACGTGCCGCCCACCGGACTTCCGAGGCCCCCGAGGCCGCGGAGACCCCCGCGCGCGAGCCGGAGCTCTCCGGCGCCACCGCGCGCTGA
- a CDS encoding methionine ABC transporter ATP-binding protein, which yields MITTSDLRKVYRAQGRETHALDGVDLHVRKGEVYGVVGTSGAGKSTLIRCVNLLERPSSGSVRVDGRELTALSAAELREARRSIGMVFQHFNLLDRRTVAENVELPLELTGLSRRERSAKAASLLELVGLADKARAYPAQLSGGQKQRVGIARALAGDPKVLLSDEATSALDPETTRSILQLLRELNQQLGLTVLLITHEMEVIKSVCDSAALMRGGRVVESGTLGELLAQPGSELARELFPLGAGPEDPDAPLQGSTVVEITFQGDAAVQPFISQLSRTYNVDVNIIGAAVETVAGRQVGRMRVALPGRFEENVVPIGFLREQGLQVEVSPSAQSRSRDGARAGRGAA from the coding sequence GTGATCACCACATCTGACCTGCGCAAGGTCTACCGCGCCCAGGGCCGGGAAACCCACGCGCTCGACGGTGTCGACCTCCATGTCCGCAAGGGCGAGGTCTACGGCGTCGTCGGCACCAGCGGTGCCGGCAAAAGCACCCTCATCCGCTGCGTGAACCTGCTGGAGCGGCCCAGCTCGGGCAGCGTCCGTGTCGACGGCCGTGAGCTGACCGCGCTCTCCGCGGCCGAGCTGCGCGAGGCCCGCCGGTCCATCGGCATGGTCTTCCAGCACTTCAACCTGCTCGACCGGCGCACCGTCGCCGAGAACGTCGAGCTGCCGCTGGAGCTCACCGGCCTCTCCCGCCGCGAGCGCAGCGCCAAGGCGGCCTCGCTGCTGGAGCTCGTCGGCCTCGCCGACAAGGCCCGCGCCTACCCGGCGCAGCTCTCCGGCGGCCAGAAGCAGCGCGTCGGCATCGCCAGGGCGCTGGCCGGCGACCCGAAGGTGCTGCTCTCCGACGAGGCGACCTCCGCGCTCGACCCCGAGACCACCCGCTCCATCCTCCAGCTGCTGCGCGAGCTCAACCAGCAGCTCGGGCTGACCGTCCTGCTCATCACGCACGAGATGGAAGTGATCAAGTCCGTCTGCGACTCCGCCGCGCTGATGCGGGGCGGTCGCGTGGTCGAGTCGGGCACGCTCGGCGAGCTGCTGGCGCAGCCCGGCTCCGAGCTGGCCCGCGAACTGTTCCCGCTCGGCGCGGGGCCCGAGGACCCGGACGCCCCGCTGCAGGGCAGCACCGTCGTGGAGATCACCTTCCAGGGCGACGCCGCCGTCCAGCCGTTCATCTCCCAGCTGTCGCGCACCTACAACGTCGACGTGAACATCATCGGCGCCGCCGTCGAGACCGTCGCCGGCCGGCAGGTGGGCCGGATGCGCGTGGCGCTGCCCGGCCGCTTCGAGGAGAACGTGGTCCCGATCGGGTTCCTGCGCGAGCAGGGCCTTCAGGTGGAGGTCTCACCGAGCGCGCAGTCGCGGAGCCGAGACGGAGCACGAGCCGGGAGGGGGGCGGCATGA
- a CDS encoding GNAT family N-acetyltransferase: MGMSVTTTVATEHDAERILKLQYLCYQGEAELYGDWNIEPLTQSLDSLRTELKERHVLVARLGEEVVGSVRGWVDADGVGRIGRLCVHPRMQRHGLGSRLLRAMETRLANEAHVVAYRLFTGHRSVGNLRLYQRLGYRPTEVEEVNSKLSFISLEKRVDDLAVSA; this comes from the coding sequence ATGGGCATGAGCGTGACCACCACGGTCGCCACCGAGCACGACGCCGAACGGATCCTGAAGCTGCAGTACCTCTGCTACCAGGGCGAGGCCGAGCTCTACGGCGACTGGAACATCGAGCCGCTGACGCAGAGTCTGGACAGCCTCCGCACGGAGCTGAAGGAGCGCCACGTCCTGGTCGCCCGCCTCGGCGAGGAGGTCGTCGGCAGCGTCCGCGGCTGGGTCGACGCGGACGGGGTCGGCAGGATAGGGCGTCTCTGCGTCCACCCGCGCATGCAGCGTCACGGGCTGGGCAGCCGGCTTCTGCGCGCGATGGAGACCCGCCTGGCGAACGAGGCCCACGTGGTCGCCTACCGCCTCTTCACCGGTCACCGCAGTGTCGGCAATCTGCGCCTCTACCAGCGCCTGGGCTACCGTCCGACGGAGGTGGAGGAGGTCAACAGCAAGCTGAGCTTCATCAGCCTGGAGAAGCGGGTCGACGACCTCGCTGTCTCGGCTTGA
- a CDS encoding FAD-dependent monooxygenase, which translates to MDINRDYDVLVVGAGPTGLLLAGDVAAAGLRVALLERRAEESNLTRAFAVHARTLEQLDARGLADELLETGARLDSLRVFGTLRIDLGRLPSRFPLLLITPQYHTEQLLLRRALDAGATLLRGTEAVALRQDPEGVEVDAEIGGERITFRAAYAVGTDGVRSRVRELLGVDFPGESAISSVMLADVKVERPPADVLTVGANRSGFAFMAPFGDGWYRVIAWDRSDQRPDGDPVDFDALRRVAAEIFEEDHGLHDPRWLSRFHSDERQAPDYRVGRVFLAGDAAHCHSPAGGQGMNTGLQDAANLGWKLVAAVRGWAPPGLLDSYQAERHPVGRQVLRTSGGILRVALGESPALRALRTVLKTLGNRLRPLTRRGGLEVSGIAISYQKQAPEGAHRLVGLRAPDVELTLADDGKGPARLYEALRQGRFVLVGPDASAAADSWPDRLVTAASAKVTTRTVLVRPDGYVAWAAEGPTASELREGLTAWLGAPAAEPTPGAEGRAAARARIPDEAETEPTAAAEGDGPSQAAPEAVTPAPDEPEAGP; encoded by the coding sequence ATGGACATCAACAGGGACTACGACGTCCTCGTCGTCGGCGCCGGGCCCACCGGCCTGCTGCTGGCCGGGGACGTCGCCGCGGCCGGACTGCGCGTCGCGCTGCTCGAACGGCGCGCGGAGGAGTCCAACCTCACCCGGGCGTTCGCCGTGCACGCCAGGACCCTGGAGCAGCTCGACGCCCGCGGCCTGGCCGACGAACTGCTGGAGACCGGCGCCAGGCTCGACAGCCTGCGCGTCTTCGGCACGCTGCGGATCGACCTGGGGCGGCTGCCGAGCCGGTTCCCGCTGCTGCTGATCACGCCTCAGTACCACACCGAGCAGTTGCTGCTGCGGCGCGCGCTCGACGCGGGGGCGACCCTGCTGCGCGGCACCGAGGCCGTGGCGCTGCGCCAGGACCCCGAGGGGGTCGAGGTGGACGCGGAGATCGGCGGGGAGCGGATCACCTTCCGCGCCGCGTACGCCGTCGGCACGGACGGGGTGCGCAGCCGCGTCCGCGAGCTGCTGGGGGTGGACTTCCCCGGCGAGTCGGCGATCTCGTCGGTGATGCTGGCCGACGTGAAGGTGGAGCGTCCGCCCGCGGACGTGCTGACCGTCGGCGCGAACAGGTCCGGCTTCGCGTTCATGGCCCCGTTCGGAGACGGGTGGTACCGGGTCATCGCCTGGGACCGCTCCGACCAGCGGCCGGACGGCGATCCGGTCGACTTCGACGCGCTGCGGCGTGTGGCGGCCGAGATCTTCGAGGAGGACCACGGCCTGCACGACCCACGCTGGCTCTCGCGCTTCCACAGCGACGAGCGGCAGGCGCCCGACTACCGGGTGGGACGGGTCTTCCTCGCGGGCGACGCGGCGCACTGCCACTCCCCCGCGGGCGGGCAGGGCATGAACACCGGCCTGCAGGACGCGGCCAATCTGGGCTGGAAGCTGGTCGCCGCGGTGCGGGGCTGGGCGCCGCCCGGGCTGCTGGACAGCTACCAGGCCGAGCGTCACCCCGTCGGGCGGCAGGTGCTGCGCACCTCGGGCGGCATCCTGCGGGTCGCGCTGGGCGAGTCCCCCGCGCTGCGGGCGCTGCGCACGGTGCTGAAGACCCTCGGCAACCGGCTGCGGCCGCTGACGCGCCGCGGCGGGCTGGAGGTGTCCGGCATCGCCATCTCGTACCAGAAGCAGGCCCCGGAAGGCGCTCACCGTCTCGTCGGCCTGCGCGCGCCGGACGTCGAGCTGACCCTGGCGGACGACGGGAAGGGACCGGCCCGGCTGTACGAGGCGCTGCGTCAGGGCCGCTTCGTCCTGGTCGGCCCGGACGCGTCGGCGGCGGCCGACAGCTGGCCGGATCGCCTGGTCACAGCAGCCTCGGCGAAGGTGACGACGCGTACGGTGCTCGTCCGCCCGGACGGCTACGTGGCCTGGGCGGCCGAGGGCCCGACGGCGTCGGAGCTCCGCGAGGGCCTCACGGCCTGGCTCGGCGCCCCGGCCGCGGAGCCTACGCCGGGCGCCGAAGGTCGCGCAGCGGCTCGGGCCCGGATCCCCGACGAGGCCGAGACCGAGCCGACGGCGGCAGCCGAGGGCGACGGCCCGTCGCAGGCCGCGCCGGAGGCGGTGACCCCGGCCCCGGACGAGCCGGAGGCGGGACCGTGA
- a CDS encoding NmrA family NAD(P)-binding protein — protein MPVYVIGASGDLGGLVVRALLDRGAEVTALVPETEGPLPSGSVLTEPGVRVVHGDLRDPGPLPAGARGCEAMFVLTPHAPDQVELQNNAADVAADVGARVVKVSSWGPAVREDSPDARARRHWITQQYLAKRGLPSTVLFPNYFMQVLLHRCAASVRERGMLVSPAGDRGISMVDLRDVAEVAARVLTEPGHEGESYTLSGPTAPTYREIAQLLTELTSRPVRCDDMSGEEFARHMAGANRPRWETDHAAAVFGLYRQGVGEPVTDDVRRITGHEPRAIGDFLKDHLRHFLPTGVEPVV, from the coding sequence ATGCCCGTCTATGTGATCGGCGCGTCGGGAGACCTGGGCGGGCTGGTGGTCCGCGCGTTGCTGGACCGGGGAGCGGAGGTGACCGCCCTGGTCCCGGAGACCGAAGGACCGCTGCCGTCCGGCAGCGTGCTGACGGAGCCCGGGGTCCGGGTGGTGCACGGCGATCTCAGGGATCCCGGACCGCTGCCGGCCGGGGCCAGGGGCTGCGAGGCGATGTTCGTGCTGACGCCGCACGCGCCCGACCAGGTCGAGCTCCAGAACAACGCGGCGGACGTCGCCGCGGACGTGGGCGCACGGGTCGTGAAGGTCTCGTCCTGGGGCCCCGCCGTCCGCGAGGACAGCCCGGACGCCCGCGCGCGACGGCACTGGATCACCCAGCAGTACCTGGCCAAGCGCGGCCTCCCCAGCACGGTCCTCTTCCCCAACTACTTCATGCAGGTGCTCCTGCACCGGTGCGCGGCATCGGTGCGGGAACGGGGCATGCTGGTGAGCCCGGCCGGGGACCGGGGGATCAGCATGGTCGACCTCCGTGACGTCGCCGAGGTGGCGGCCCGGGTCCTCACCGAGCCGGGCCACGAGGGAGAGAGCTACACCCTGAGCGGTCCCACCGCCCCGACCTACCGCGAGATCGCCCAGCTGCTCACCGAGCTGACGTCCCGACCGGTGCGGTGTGACGACATGTCGGGCGAGGAGTTCGCCCGCCACATGGCGGGCGCGAACCGGCCGCGGTGGGAGACCGACCATGCCGCCGCCGTCTTCGGCCTCTACCGCCAGGGCGTCGGCGAGCCGGTCACCGACGACGTCCGGAGGATCACCGGCCATGAGCCGCGTGCCATCGGCGACTTCCTCAAGGATCACCTGCGGCACTTCCTCCCTACCGGGGTCGAGCCGGTCGTCTGA
- a CDS encoding FmdE family protein, with the protein MNRTEAFADVIRFHQHECPGAAFGLRVAEAALSRLGLEEPAAALMIVSETDACAVDALQVLTGCTFGKRNLIHEDAGRNVFTFWERGADTGVRIRAKADSIVFRSEEIWALAERIEAGTATVEDETRFALAQSERIAKLLEVPAEEILVVDEVATAAPSPKRLAPVDVCVDCGEPTSVETLHDHRGRMVCPACHLAAHGGVLPEGHGDHGHHPHSHKHAGGHSHGEGHKHGEGHKHEGHSHGEGHQHQGHTH; encoded by the coding sequence ATGAACCGCACCGAGGCATTCGCCGACGTGATCCGCTTCCACCAGCACGAGTGCCCGGGCGCCGCCTTCGGCCTGCGGGTCGCGGAGGCCGCGCTGTCCAGGCTCGGCCTGGAGGAGCCCGCCGCCGCGCTGATGATCGTCAGCGAGACCGACGCCTGCGCGGTCGACGCCCTACAGGTGCTGACCGGCTGCACCTTCGGCAAGCGGAACCTGATCCACGAGGACGCCGGTCGCAACGTCTTCACCTTCTGGGAGCGCGGCGCCGACACCGGTGTCAGGATCCGCGCCAAGGCCGACAGCATCGTCTTCCGCAGCGAGGAGATCTGGGCGCTCGCCGAGCGCATCGAGGCCGGCACGGCCACCGTCGAGGACGAGACGCGGTTCGCCCTCGCCCAGTCCGAGCGGATCGCCAAGCTGCTGGAGGTGCCGGCCGAGGAGATCCTCGTCGTCGACGAGGTCGCCACCGCCGCGCCGAGCCCGAAGCGGCTCGCGCCGGTCGACGTCTGCGTGGACTGCGGCGAGCCGACCAGCGTGGAGACGCTGCACGACCACCGCGGCCGGATGGTCTGCCCGGCCTGCCACCTGGCCGCCCACGGCGGCGTGCTGCCCGAGGGCCACGGCGACCACGGACACCACCCGCACAGCCACAAGCACGCCGGCGGTCACTCCCACGGCGAGGGCCACAAGCACGGCGAGGGCCACAAGCACGAGGGTCACTCCCACGGCGAGGGGCACCAGCACCAGGGACACACGCACTGA
- a CDS encoding MPN domain-containing protein has protein sequence MTATATGSPATLGGLSPAAEIVFPRALYASVVGHAVRKLTGHYLDGETPERKAFGMLAGRPTANGFRVTGVFPLIANLRHDADHRGMMDEAVGAHAIPSETPMEQRGWIADPRELLDIERACDHTDWVLFGNYHTHRVAWPHDPLRDTCTELDRVLAAETDQWTFILSVVDLHRPRLRAFHEGDNGREATLRLVPSLPGVQAAAA, from the coding sequence GTGACGGCGACCGCCACCGGCTCCCCCGCGACGCTCGGCGGCCTCTCCCCGGCCGCGGAGATCGTCTTCCCCCGGGCCCTGTACGCCAGCGTGGTGGGTCACGCGGTACGCAAGCTGACCGGTCACTACCTGGACGGCGAGACCCCCGAACGCAAGGCCTTCGGCATGCTCGCCGGTCGGCCGACCGCGAACGGCTTCCGGGTCACCGGCGTCTTCCCGCTGATCGCCAACCTGCGTCACGACGCGGACCACCGCGGGATGATGGACGAGGCCGTCGGAGCCCACGCCATCCCGTCCGAGACGCCGATGGAGCAGCGCGGCTGGATCGCCGACCCGCGCGAACTGCTCGACATCGAACGCGCCTGTGACCACACCGACTGGGTGCTCTTCGGCAACTACCACACCCACCGGGTCGCCTGGCCGCACGATCCGCTGCGCGACACCTGCACCGAACTCGACCGGGTGCTCGCCGCCGAGACGGACCAGTGGACCTTCATCCTCTCCGTCGTCGACCTGCACCGCCCGCGTCTGCGCGCCTTCCACGAGGGCGACAACGGGCGCGAGGCCACGCTGCGGCTGGTCCCTTCGCTGCCCGGCGTCCAGGCCGCGGCCGCCTGA
- a CDS encoding class-II fumarase/aspartase family protein has translation MNAFSETIVRSGPAPSPAAGAAAAPAFAAAPDQTPGHGPAEASERCGHARSHITDSAFYGHRYSTTASHRIFCDECRYQRWLDVESALALCQAELGIIPREAADAIAGAAKVENLDLPAIRAEIRRTSHSLVAFLRGLQAACPGGAGEFVHYGATTQDIQDTAQSLEMRDVLDEVESQLRSLVERLSDLADEHAATVALGRTHAQPALPMGLGVKIGSWIDELVRHLERISELRPRVLAVQLFGGVGTMAGLGEQALPLLDAFAERLGLYAPAVSWHVSRDRVVEFVACLAMVAGTMGRIGDEVRLLARPEFGELALGWRHGQVGSSTMPHKRNPEACEMAVAMARLTAAQVTNALACLGGDNERDSRTLRIEWACVPDASHFALSACELISHVVDSLSVRSERMWENVSEVAEQIATEKLMLTLGAHIGKQTAHEYVYELAQSARQSGTSLRTLAEQDGLAGAPIDQAQLDQIFDPTAYLGQSVALSGRAVARAREALAVRPAPGGAGARRAADDLR, from the coding sequence ATGAACGCGTTCAGCGAGACGATCGTCAGGAGCGGCCCTGCTCCCTCGCCCGCCGCCGGTGCAGCCGCCGCGCCCGCCTTCGCGGCCGCGCCGGACCAGACCCCCGGCCACGGGCCGGCCGAGGCCTCGGAAAGATGCGGACACGCCCGCAGCCACATCACGGACTCCGCCTTCTACGGTCACCGGTACAGCACCACCGCCAGCCACCGGATCTTCTGCGACGAGTGTCGCTACCAGCGCTGGCTGGACGTGGAGTCCGCACTGGCGCTCTGTCAGGCCGAGCTGGGCATCATCCCGCGCGAGGCGGCGGACGCCATCGCCGGGGCGGCGAAGGTCGAGAACCTGGACTTACCCGCCATCCGCGCCGAGATCCGTCGCACCAGCCACTCGCTGGTGGCCTTCCTGCGCGGCCTCCAGGCCGCCTGCCCCGGTGGCGCCGGCGAGTTCGTCCACTACGGGGCGACCACCCAGGACATCCAGGACACCGCCCAGTCGCTGGAGATGCGCGACGTCCTGGACGAGGTGGAGTCCCAACTGCGCTCCCTGGTCGAGCGCCTGTCCGACCTGGCCGACGAGCACGCGGCCACGGTCGCCCTGGGCCGCACGCACGCCCAGCCCGCGCTGCCCATGGGCCTGGGCGTGAAGATCGGCAGCTGGATCGACGAACTGGTCCGCCACCTGGAGCGCATCTCCGAGCTGCGCCCGCGGGTGCTGGCGGTGCAGCTCTTCGGCGGGGTCGGCACCATGGCCGGCCTCGGCGAGCAGGCGCTCCCGCTGCTGGACGCTTTCGCCGAACGGCTCGGCCTCTACGCCCCGGCCGTCTCCTGGCACGTCTCCCGCGACCGCGTCGTCGAGTTCGTGGCCTGCCTCGCCATGGTGGCGGGCACCATGGGCCGGATCGGCGACGAGGTGCGGCTGCTGGCCCGCCCCGAGTTCGGCGAACTGGCGCTCGGCTGGCGGCACGGCCAGGTGGGCAGCAGCACGATGCCGCACAAGCGCAACCCCGAGGCCTGCGAGATGGCCGTGGCGATGGCCAGGTTGACGGCCGCCCAGGTCACCAACGCCCTCGCCTGCCTCGGCGGCGACAACGAAAGGGACTCCCGCACCCTGCGCATCGAGTGGGCGTGCGTCCCGGACGCCTCCCACTTCGCGCTCTCGGCCTGCGAGCTCATCAGCCACGTCGTCGACAGCCTGAGCGTCCGGTCGGAGCGGATGTGGGAGAACGTGAGCGAGGTCGCCGAGCAGATCGCCACGGAGAAGCTGATGCTGACTCTCGGCGCGCACATCGGCAAGCAGACCGCGCACGAGTACGTCTACGAACTCGCCCAGTCCGCGAGGCAGAGCGGCACCTCGCTGCGGACCCTGGCCGAGCAGGACGGCCTGGCCGGCGCGCCGATCGACCAGGCGCAGCTCGACCAGATCTTCGACCCCACCGCCTACCTGGGACAGTCGGTCGCGCTGAGCGGTCGCGCCGTGGCCCGGGCCCGGGAGGCCCTGGCCGTGCGGCCCGCCCCGGGCGGCGCGGGCGCCCGCCGAGCCGCGGACGACCTGCGGTGA
- a CDS encoding Glu/Leu/Phe/Val dehydrogenase dimerization domain-containing protein, giving the protein MTRVIEYRDPVENCPGFLVYDRMDSRLAAGGCRMSADLTADTLRTLAARMTLKQRVLGIGVDGAKCGIAYDPRGPERAAVLARFVRFLEGELRTRFSMGCDMGTRFEELERIAADAGIGSVKVAIRHAQQITDTEFRARMGLLDIPVGPLTLGQRRAGHALAHAALAAATHSGRRLTQVTVALQGFGNLGRAAAAALLDEAVRVTAVTDAYGCAIDPRGLDLARMLTIDQIRPVPGLLGDPMRLPKEALFDLPADVMILAGGEDAMSPAQAAVVPVPIVAVGANCGLSETAEQLLTDRGVLVVPDFIGGIGGSASMEALFGPTATPDPREVLDTLAAMMRELVGDILCGARDRGVSARRIALDIAAAAGPTGDRPYGTSPYRVSRAAPRGRRAAVVPAPPTEEETR; this is encoded by the coding sequence ATGACCCGCGTCATCGAATACCGCGATCCTGTTGAAAACTGCCCCGGCTTCCTCGTCTACGACCGGATGGACAGTCGTCTCGCGGCAGGGGGCTGCCGGATGAGCGCCGACCTCACCGCCGACACCCTGCGCACCCTCGCCGCCCGCATGACGCTCAAGCAGCGGGTCCTCGGGATCGGCGTCGACGGGGCCAAGTGCGGTATCGCCTACGACCCGAGGGGACCCGAGCGGGCGGCCGTGCTCGCCAGGTTCGTCCGGTTCCTCGAGGGCGAGCTGCGCACCCGGTTCAGCATGGGGTGCGACATGGGCACCAGGTTCGAGGAGCTGGAGCGCATCGCCGCGGACGCCGGCATCGGCTCGGTGAAGGTCGCGATCCGGCACGCCCAGCAGATCACCGACACCGAGTTCCGGGCCAGGATGGGCCTGCTGGACATCCCCGTCGGTCCGCTGACGCTCGGTCAGCGACGGGCCGGACACGCCCTCGCCCACGCGGCCCTCGCCGCCGCCACGCACTCCGGACGCCGCCTGACGCAGGTGACGGTCGCGCTCCAGGGATTCGGGAATCTCGGACGGGCCGCAGCGGCCGCCCTGTTGGACGAAGCGGTGCGCGTCACCGCGGTGACCGACGCGTACGGCTGCGCGATCGACCCGCGCGGCCTCGACCTCGCGCGGATGCTCACCATCGACCAGATCAGGCCGGTGCCCGGCCTGCTGGGGGACCCGATGCGGCTGCCCAAGGAGGCGCTCTTCGACCTGCCGGCGGACGTGATGATCCTGGCCGGCGGCGAGGACGCGATGAGCCCCGCGCAGGCAGCCGTGGTACCGGTGCCCATCGTCGCGGTCGGCGCCAACTGCGGACTGAGCGAGACCGCGGAGCAACTGCTCACCGACCGCGGGGTGCTGGTCGTCCCCGACTTCATCGGCGGCATCGGCGGGTCCGCCTCGATGGAGGCGCTCTTCGGCCCGACCGCGACCCCGGACCCGCGCGAGGTGCTCGACACGCTCGCCGCGATGATGCGCGAACTGGTCGGCGACATCCTCTGCGGCGCCAGGGACCGCGGGGTCAGCGCCCGTCGGATCGCCCTGGACATCGCCGCCGCCGCGGGCCCTACCGGGGACCGCCCCTACGGGACCAGTCCGTACCGCGTCTCGCGCGCCGCGCCGCGCGGCCGTCGCGCAGCCGTCGTCCCCGCACCGCCCACCGAGGAGGAAACACGATGA
- a CDS encoding MarR family winged helix-turn-helix transcriptional regulator, with amino-acid sequence MAHNTRQHPADEPQFEGLQVWHAFLLRKAGQLVTEQAEGVLDPLDMTLRQFGVLNVVQSEPGLNQRAVGEKLRIDRTTIVALVDALEQAGMLERRRGTDRRSFDLFLTERGEDRLREARKRMTEVHEHFLQPLSPAERELLRELLLRVATESR; translated from the coding sequence GTGGCACACAACACCCGCCAACACCCCGCCGATGAACCGCAGTTCGAGGGCCTGCAGGTCTGGCACGCGTTCCTGCTGCGCAAGGCCGGCCAGCTGGTGACCGAGCAGGCCGAAGGGGTTCTCGACCCCCTGGACATGACGCTGCGCCAGTTCGGCGTGCTGAACGTCGTGCAGAGCGAACCGGGTCTCAACCAGCGGGCCGTGGGCGAGAAACTCCGCATCGACCGGACCACGATCGTCGCGCTGGTCGACGCCCTGGAGCAGGCCGGAATGCTGGAGCGCCGACGCGGGACCGACCGGCGCAGCTTCGACCTCTTCCTCACCGAGCGCGGGGAGGACCGCCTTCGGGAGGCCAGGAAGCGCATGACCGAGGTCCACGAGCACTTCCTCCAGCCGCTCTCCCCCGCCGAGCGCGAGCTGCTGCGCGAACTGCTGCTCCGCGTGGCCACGGAGAGCCGCTGA